A window of Candidatus Vicinibacter proximus contains these coding sequences:
- a CDS encoding carbohydrate binding family 9 domain-containing protein, which yields MLQPRKPSFFSLVLIICFQWSTLQALDKPKLFQAVRIYQPISIDGRLVEKEWSFSDTAEGFFQTEPLVGKPASFETKVYCLYDDYAVYFGARLFDPEPDKILKELCLRDNSSNSDLFKVFIDSYRSGLNGFLFAVNAAGVQADYIVSNNEEDSEWDVIWDSEIQIDQNGWTIEIKIPYSSLRFPKSSIQEWNVQFGREIRRFRETSYWNPIDPLISGWVQQSGVLNHLDGIKSPVRLSITPYLSAYLNSDYQPEAASVRFILDPAYSMGADLKYGINDAFTLDMTLVPDFGQVIADRRVLNLSPFEIFFNENRQFFTEGTELFNKESLFYSRRVGGQPFNYFKVYDELSPTDVLVRNPSISQLYNATKISGRTKKGMGIGFFNAVESEEYAIIKNERGEERKFLTNPLTNYNVFVLDRNLKNNSVVSVTNTNVLRNGSEYDANVTGGSFELKTKNQKYSAKGRGVLSQKYFSDSIDLGFSSSYEFSKISGNWTYSLGQVIESANYDPNDLGFLFSPNENSILASVDHTQYKTADSKLQQVNVSGSSRYTSLYEPFVFSDFYLDLSTFILWKSRNAIGVNIRLEPIVTRDYFEPRTADFSKYLAWPVNYTFGGFFSSDYRKAFALDVNGSFRFFDAQGRSNYDFNFSPRMRFNDHFSLFADWGVNRNLKELGYVNKNFADQPVPEIQTEDILMGYRNRWIVDNSLGSRYIFNNKMGINLSIRHYWDQVIYHNFGILREDGNVQIIGYQGLDKTNKPIFDQNVNIFNIDLQYTWRFAPGSDIIIVWKNQIFKQDDAFNYRYFRNVFNLIDAPQSNSISVRIIYFMDYLKMFTQRKKTNPFKTEIN from the coding sequence ATGCTTCAACCAAGGAAGCCTTCTTTCTTTTCTCTTGTTCTGATCATTTGCTTCCAGTGGTCAACATTGCAGGCATTGGATAAGCCCAAACTATTCCAAGCAGTTAGAATTTATCAACCCATTAGTATTGATGGTAGACTGGTTGAAAAAGAATGGTCTTTTTCGGATACCGCTGAAGGATTTTTTCAAACTGAGCCATTGGTAGGAAAACCGGCAAGTTTTGAAACGAAAGTATATTGTCTTTATGATGATTATGCCGTTTATTTCGGAGCAAGACTTTTTGATCCTGAACCCGATAAAATACTTAAAGAGTTGTGCCTGAGAGACAATTCCAGTAATTCAGATTTGTTTAAAGTATTTATAGATTCCTACAGAAGTGGTTTAAACGGTTTTCTCTTTGCAGTGAATGCTGCTGGCGTTCAGGCAGACTATATTGTATCCAACAATGAAGAAGATTCGGAATGGGACGTAATATGGGATTCTGAGATCCAGATTGACCAGAACGGCTGGACCATAGAAATTAAAATACCCTATTCGTCCCTTCGCTTTCCCAAGTCATCCATACAAGAATGGAATGTTCAGTTTGGCAGAGAAATACGCAGATTCAGAGAGACCTCCTACTGGAATCCAATTGATCCTTTAATCAGCGGATGGGTACAGCAAAGTGGCGTATTGAACCACCTGGATGGTATTAAATCTCCGGTCAGGTTGTCCATTACTCCTTACTTATCGGCTTATTTGAACTCAGATTACCAGCCTGAAGCAGCATCAGTGAGATTTATTCTTGACCCTGCATACAGTATGGGTGCAGATCTTAAATATGGGATAAATGACGCTTTTACTTTGGATATGACATTGGTACCGGATTTTGGGCAGGTCATTGCAGATCGTCGTGTTTTGAATTTATCTCCGTTTGAAATTTTTTTTAATGAGAATAGACAATTTTTTACCGAAGGAACAGAATTGTTTAACAAAGAAAGTCTATTCTATTCAAGACGGGTTGGTGGCCAACCATTTAATTATTTCAAAGTTTATGATGAATTGTCACCAACCGATGTATTGGTAAGAAATCCAAGTATATCCCAACTGTATAATGCCACAAAAATTTCCGGTAGGACAAAAAAGGGAATGGGTATTGGTTTTTTTAACGCGGTGGAATCGGAAGAATATGCGATTATAAAAAATGAACGCGGAGAAGAAAGAAAATTTCTGACAAACCCACTCACTAATTACAATGTATTTGTTTTAGATCGCAACTTAAAAAATAATTCTGTGGTGAGTGTGACGAACACAAATGTTTTGCGTAATGGATCAGAATACGATGCCAACGTCACAGGAGGATCCTTCGAACTAAAAACAAAAAATCAAAAATATTCTGCAAAAGGACGAGGGGTATTGTCCCAAAAATATTTCTCCGATTCCATAGACCTTGGGTTCAGCAGCTCTTATGAATTTTCTAAAATAAGTGGTAATTGGACTTATTCGTTGGGTCAGGTTATTGAGTCTGCAAATTACGATCCAAATGATTTGGGATTTTTATTTAGCCCAAATGAAAATTCTATATTAGCTTCTGTTGATCACACGCAATATAAAACTGCTGATAGTAAATTGCAACAAGTTAATGTAAGTGGCAGTTCCCGATATACCAGTTTATACGAACCCTTTGTATTCAGTGATTTCTATCTTGATCTCAGTACTTTTATTCTGTGGAAAAGCAGAAATGCCATTGGAGTAAACATCAGATTAGAGCCTATCGTTACCAGAGATTATTTTGAACCAAGAACTGCAGACTTTAGCAAATATCTTGCGTGGCCGGTTAATTATACATTTGGTGGCTTTTTTTCTTCAGATTATCGCAAGGCTTTTGCACTCGATGTGAATGGTTCATTTAGATTTTTTGATGCTCAGGGTCGCTCAAATTATGATTTTAACTTTTCACCCAGAATGAGGTTCAACGATCATTTTTCCTTATTTGCAGATTGGGGTGTGAATAGAAATCTTAAAGAACTGGGATACGTAAATAAAAATTTTGCAGATCAGCCTGTTCCGGAAATCCAAACAGAGGATATTTTAATGGGTTACAGAAATCGTTGGATTGTGGATAATTCTTTGGGCTCCAGATATATTTTTAACAACAAGATGGGAATAAATCTGAGTATCAGGCATTACTGGGATCAAGTGATTTACCATAATTTTGGGATACTTAGAGAGGACGGAAATGTTCAGATCATTGGTTACCAGGGATTAGATAAAACCAACAAACCAATCTTTGATCAAAATGTAAATATATTTAATATAGATCTTCAATACACATGGCGATTTGCACCGGGAAGTGACATCATCATCGTCTGGAAAAATCAGATTTTCAAACAAGACGATGCGTTTAATTATAGATATTTCAGAAACGTTTTTAATTTGATTGATGCTCCTCAATCCAATAGCATATCTGTAAGGATAATTTATTTTATGGATTATCTGAAAATGTTTACCCAAAGGAAAAAAACAAATCCTTTTAAAACTGAAATAAATTAA
- a CDS encoding TolC family protein, translating into MKKNTFLLLSMLFCFGLFGQNANEFNLEQAINYARQNSNSLNIQKLDIQDAKDQILEYKSIGIPKLNASVGYNHFINIPTSILPDFISPAVYNVLFDENVLPRRDINYGSGFPAQFGLKNNLTAGVQLSTLIFDGSFIVGLKAQKLYSDLIQLQVNQTEADLRYRVTKAYMGALSIKENLIILDKNIANLEKVYKEVNEIYKVGFSEKLDVDRIELSLQTLRTEREKLARLDGITQNVLKFQMNFPLDKELVQTESFKQILDKSYLEIMDPSFKLNTQLRPEYPVIAKGLELTEINIKRLKASYLPSLSGFVSHQEVLQRNNLFDNNENSWFPTTIAGLNLNIPIFDGLDRKAKINRAKTQNEKTKMQFAEFERGVDLEFQNAKTQYINALATLESRKKSLDLADRIYQTTKTKFKEGVGSSLEITQAERDLYTAQANVLEAQYNLIQSKVDLDKALGKI; encoded by the coding sequence ATGAAAAAAAATACCTTCCTTCTTTTATCTATGCTCTTTTGTTTTGGACTTTTTGGACAAAATGCCAATGAATTCAACCTGGAACAAGCCATCAATTATGCCAGGCAAAACAGCAATTCGCTAAATATTCAAAAATTGGACATTCAGGATGCAAAAGATCAAATATTGGAATACAAGTCCATTGGTATTCCTAAATTAAATGCATCCGTCGGTTACAATCATTTCATCAACATCCCTACCAGTATTCTGCCTGACTTTATTTCTCCGGCAGTGTATAACGTGCTTTTTGATGAAAATGTATTGCCAAGACGAGACATCAATTATGGCTCCGGGTTTCCTGCGCAATTTGGATTAAAAAATAACCTAACGGCAGGTGTCCAATTAAGTACATTGATCTTTGATGGCAGTTTTATTGTAGGACTTAAAGCGCAGAAACTTTATTCTGATTTAATACAATTGCAGGTTAACCAGACTGAAGCGGACCTAAGATACAGAGTTACCAAAGCTTATATGGGTGCTCTATCCATCAAAGAGAATTTGATCATCCTGGATAAGAACATTGCAAATCTTGAAAAGGTATATAAAGAAGTCAATGAAATTTACAAGGTTGGTTTTTCGGAAAAATTGGATGTGGATCGAATTGAGCTCTCCCTTCAGACACTTAGGACGGAAAGGGAAAAACTTGCCAGACTCGATGGGATCACACAAAACGTTTTGAAATTCCAAATGAATTTTCCGCTAGATAAAGAATTGGTGCAAACAGAATCCTTTAAACAAATTCTGGATAAATCTTATCTGGAAATAATGGATCCTTCTTTCAAACTGAACACCCAATTAAGACCTGAATATCCGGTGATCGCAAAAGGATTGGAGCTTACAGAAATAAACATCAAGAGGCTAAAGGCGTCCTACTTACCAAGTCTGAGCGGTTTTGTCAGTCATCAAGAAGTTTTACAACGCAATAATTTGTTTGACAATAATGAAAATTCATGGTTCCCTACGACTATTGCAGGACTAAATCTCAACATTCCAATTTTTGATGGTTTGGACCGAAAAGCAAAAATCAACAGAGCTAAAACACAAAACGAAAAAACCAAAATGCAATTTGCAGAATTTGAAAGAGGAGTGGATCTTGAATTTCAGAATGCAAAGACGCAGTATATAAATGCGTTGGCTACACTTGAATCCAGAAAGAAATCTTTGGATCTGGCAGATCGTATTTACCAAACCACAAAAACAAAATTTAAAGAAGGAGTAGGGTCATCCCTGGAAATTACCCAGGCAGAAAGAGACCTTTATACTGCACAAGCTAATGTGCTGGAAGCGCAATACAATCTTATACAATCCAAAGTGGACCTGGACAAAGCCTTGGGTAAGATTTAA
- a CDS encoding T9SS type A sorting domain-containing protein yields the protein MKRILLFAFLLTMVAGLSAQKVVCLVNSPASIAGDKVFVAAGFGADLSTGTWTADAVIAEPLLACSALTNAAAMAGKIALIERGTCNFDQKCLNAQNAGAIGVVVMNHNVTSNRGGAPYVMGVATASIASQITIPCVMVGYDNNVALKAAIAAGTVNITLGVVNKQENDLAMYTKVTTNYTEPYIFNSSWGAIPVGLLRSDDDFPFQPGGFFNNIGSKDQTNVNLKATITKGGNQVFTHTTTDNITVEVDSTRGLLNDAFILNKVSGNRVGSYQCTYNVFSNATELLSSDNVLTSSFDVSNNLLCKSRINNAAKAPLANQYWGGGTGFRELLSPFLLKYGKGVQIDSIFSEVASNEPLAGLYIEGRLYRWNDLNADNDIQNDEMETVAIGSYTFPGTASGNFGTIRVGLEDLNTGDPFHTVTEDGRLYFAAITYQGGANSLFNAYDAFNGQRQYFNLKDGLQELGYQDWPYISVRSQDAVTGGPNMDEAGLFYIDDNGDQTAQDEEVCFFAPSIAVQMTIVVNNKDISNEIDVNIKLTPNPVKDQLIAEIKLPEATVVNYQIIDAQGHLVFNKDEKNAAKDINTTFNLSGLSSGQYFLKVNTPNGFVKKAFTKVN from the coding sequence ATGAAAAGAATTTTACTTTTTGCTTTTTTACTCACTATGGTTGCCGGACTTTCTGCACAGAAGGTAGTTTGTCTGGTTAACTCTCCGGCAAGTATTGCAGGGGATAAGGTATTTGTTGCTGCAGGATTCGGTGCTGATTTAAGTACTGGTACCTGGACTGCGGATGCTGTTATAGCTGAACCACTTCTTGCTTGCAGTGCCTTAACAAACGCTGCAGCTATGGCCGGAAAAATTGCCCTTATTGAAAGGGGAACTTGTAATTTTGATCAAAAATGTCTGAATGCACAGAACGCCGGTGCTATCGGTGTGGTAGTAATGAACCACAATGTAACTTCAAATCGCGGAGGGGCTCCTTATGTAATGGGGGTTGCTACTGCCAGTATTGCCAGTCAGATCACCATTCCTTGCGTAATGGTTGGTTATGATAACAATGTAGCTTTAAAGGCTGCGATTGCAGCAGGAACCGTAAACATAACACTAGGTGTGGTGAACAAACAAGAAAATGATCTTGCTATGTACACCAAGGTAACTACTAATTATACAGAGCCTTATATCTTTAATTCATCCTGGGGTGCTATTCCTGTAGGATTGCTTCGCTCAGATGATGATTTTCCTTTCCAACCGGGTGGATTTTTTAACAACATTGGATCAAAAGATCAGACCAATGTTAATCTTAAAGCTACCATAACTAAAGGTGGAAATCAAGTATTTACACACACAACCACGGATAATATTACAGTTGAGGTTGATTCTACAAGAGGTCTTTTGAATGATGCATTCATTTTAAATAAAGTGAGCGGCAACAGAGTTGGATCTTATCAGTGTACTTACAATGTTTTTTCAAATGCTACTGAATTGTTGAGTTCTGATAATGTTTTGACCAGTTCCTTTGATGTGTCCAACAATTTATTGTGTAAAAGCCGTATCAATAATGCAGCTAAAGCTCCACTAGCAAACCAATATTGGGGCGGTGGAACAGGATTTAGAGAATTGCTTTCCCCATTCTTGTTAAAGTATGGTAAGGGAGTTCAGATTGACAGTATCTTTTCAGAAGTAGCTTCCAATGAGCCATTGGCGGGTCTTTATATTGAGGGAAGACTCTATCGCTGGAATGACTTAAACGCAGATAACGACATCCAAAATGACGAAATGGAAACTGTAGCCATCGGTTCTTATACTTTCCCGGGCACTGCTTCCGGAAACTTCGGAACTATCAGAGTTGGTTTGGAAGATTTAAATACTGGAGATCCTTTCCATACCGTTACAGAAGATGGAAGACTTTATTTTGCTGCAATTACTTACCAAGGTGGTGCTAATTCTTTGTTCAATGCATACGATGCATTCAATGGCCAAAGACAATATTTTAACCTTAAAGACGGTCTTCAGGAATTAGGATACCAGGATTGGCCCTACATCTCTGTAAGATCTCAGGATGCTGTAACAGGTGGTCCTAACATGGATGAGGCTGGTTTGTTCTATATTGATGACAACGGCGACCAAACGGCACAGGATGAAGAAGTTTGCTTTTTTGCACCTTCTATTGCTGTTCAGATGACTATTGTGGTAAATAATAAAGACATCAGCAATGAAATCGATGTAAATATCAAATTGACTCCTAATCCGGTTAAAGATCAGTTGATCGCTGAAATTAAATTACCAGAAGCAACTGTAGTTAATTACCAGATCATTGATGCGCAAGGTCATCTTGTGTTCAACAAGGACGAAAAAAATGCTGCAAAGGATATCAATACTACCTTCAACCTTTCCGGGTTGAGCTCAGGTCAGTACTTCCTTAAAGTAAATACACCAAATGGTTTTGTGAAAAAAGCCTTTACAAAAGTGAATTAA
- a CDS encoding NAD-dependent epimerase/dehydratase family protein, translating to MENKGILLTGATGFLGSYVHQALSKDVDQPLWLCYHQTPPKTESDRWLGIDLLKPSEAEEILPKIDTIIHLAGKISYQKKDRDALRKTNVWMTRELINSALAFGVKNFIFMSSASTMAKAIQPLVYTDKQSSSPVFHSYYARTKFEAELEVRRGEAEGMQIVILNPSLILGPGDWNKGSSSIITKVASGLPAYPAGSLGLVGAEDVAKVVVKVIREGLWGQQLLINAETWTYQKFIYTICELLSVKPPQFQSNALFANLAIWKDMISSMFHNKQNIITTETAFMSAQSFSYECNSSNQVVNINYQPVEAVLKQMINEYINK from the coding sequence ATGGAAAATAAAGGCATTTTACTGACAGGGGCTACCGGTTTTTTGGGATCTTATGTTCACCAAGCGTTAAGCAAAGATGTGGATCAGCCGCTCTGGCTCTGTTACCATCAAACCCCACCGAAAACGGAATCCGACCGCTGGTTAGGAATAGACCTTTTGAAACCTTCAGAAGCAGAAGAGATTCTGCCAAAAATTGATACCATAATTCATCTGGCAGGAAAGATCAGTTACCAAAAAAAGGACAGGGATGCCTTACGAAAGACCAATGTGTGGATGACCAGAGAGCTAATCAACAGTGCTCTGGCTTTTGGTGTAAAGAATTTTATTTTCATGAGTTCCGCCTCCACGATGGCTAAAGCAATTCAGCCATTGGTCTATACGGATAAACAGTCTTCCTCTCCGGTATTTCACAGCTACTATGCCCGCACAAAATTTGAAGCAGAGCTGGAAGTGAGAAGGGGGGAAGCTGAAGGGATGCAGATTGTAATTTTGAATCCATCTTTGATCCTTGGTCCAGGTGATTGGAACAAGGGTTCTTCATCCATCATTACAAAGGTAGCATCCGGGCTTCCTGCCTATCCTGCAGGTAGCCTTGGGTTGGTAGGAGCTGAGGATGTAGCAAAAGTGGTTGTGAAAGTAATCCGGGAAGGATTGTGGGGACAGCAACTTTTAATTAATGCAGAAACCTGGACCTACCAAAAATTTATTTATACCATTTGTGAATTATTAAGTGTTAAACCACCGCAATTTCAGTCTAATGCACTGTTCGCTAATCTTGCAATCTGGAAAGATATGATATCAAGTATGTTTCATAACAAGCAAAATATCATTACAACTGAAACAGCGTTTATGAGCGCACAATCGTTCTCTTATGAGTGCAATTCGTCAAATCAAGTGGTGAATATCAATTATCAGCCAGTGGAGGCAGTTTTAAAGCAGATGATAAACGAATATATCAATAAGTAG
- a CDS encoding c-type cytochrome, with protein sequence MPKYFVYIFSLFFFTSCNSGSRNQDGSMTGKQIFKSNCVSCHGIKGDLMTNGARNLKESNLSLEERILIIRDGRNIMTSFREKLSKEQIRKVAEHTMTLRDSIPPDGK encoded by the coding sequence ATGCCTAAATACTTTGTATACATTTTTAGTCTGTTCTTTTTTACCTCCTGTAATTCAGGGAGTAGAAATCAGGATGGCTCAATGACCGGAAAGCAAATTTTTAAATCCAATTGTGTGAGTTGTCATGGGATAAAGGGTGATTTGATGACCAATGGGGCCAGAAATCTAAAGGAATCTAACCTGAGTTTAGAGGAGAGGATTTTGATCATCCGAGATGGCAGGAATATCATGACGTCCTTTCGGGAAAAATTAAGCAAGGAACAAATTCGTAAGGTGGCTGAACACACCATGACATTAAGAGATTCGATCCCACCAGATGGAAAATAA